The genomic interval CTGTCTGATGTCTGAGCAGGAAGTGTCCAGGTCCTTCAGGAGGACGGCGAGGCCTGAGCTCTCCTGTCCTGGTGCCAGGAACGCCCGCAGGCGTGCCACCTCTACCCCCATGCAGTCCAGGGCTCCCTGGGTGAACTGAGGTAAGAGTGCAGaacatttaataatattatttattaataaaactgcttgaaaaatgcatttgccatcaatttaaatttcaaaactgTACTACTTATGAATAAGAATTGAAGTACCTTAATGTGATCAGCCAGCTGCACAGTGCAGTCCTCATTCTGATCTGCCAAATGGACGCTGTACAGTTGCTAGGAGACGAAACGCGTAAAATATGTTTGGTATTGGTATAATTCCACTTAGATGACAATTTTTACGTcttactttattaaataaaacaaaccatttaCAGATACACAATAGTTTAAGagcagggatgtccaaagtgtggcccaggGAACATTTCTGGTTCATGAACTGATTTTGTGCGGCCCCAAAGTGCAATTCAAGGATGATACAAATCGTGAATCTTTAAACGTGATGGGGGTTTGTTGTTCGACTCGCTCCTACCTGGTAGTATTTGATGGCCTTCGTAAGGGGTTCCACCTGGACAGTCTCATCCAGTTGATCTTTATGCAGCAAGTCAATGAAGTAATCCAGCGAGCGCTCATGGAAGCTCATTTCAGAGTAAAGCGTTCCCATTCGTTTGAAAACCTCCACCCTGCAGGAGTTCAGAGCCCTAGAAACCAAGAAACAGGTGAATAGAAAATTACAGAGACCATTGAAACTAATGAGTTAGCAGTACTGGagaatgttgttttgttgcagcTCATTCTGCTTTCACCCCCAAacatacttggtaatatttttggttttttacagtgtatccGGTCTAGAACCagcttgtttattatttttgatactGCAGAGTTGTTAGTTAGATGTATCTATGCGCTTACTGCTCATATTTGTGCAGAGTGGCCTGCAGAAGGCCGAGGGAGTAGACCAGTCCTGAGGCGAAGCTGCGCTGCTCTCCTGGTGATCCTCTGAGCGCCGTTCCCTGGACCAGACCGCCGCTCAGGTCAAACTTCTCATGAGCCTGTTTACTGATCAGCTCCGCCTTAGCACGAGAGAATGCACCGGTTAgcaaaaacaagatggctgcaAATCAAAGTGAATGTGGTGGCGCTTCGTACCTTACAGATGAGCCTGGGGATGAGCAGCAGCACCAGAATGCAGTCGTGGTCTCCACCGTGACGGAGGAAGGAGTCCGGCATGAAGGAGGTGAGCAGCGAAACCTGTCTGTTCGCCTGAGCCACCTCCATTTTCCTCAGCTCCATCTCAATggcctgaacacacacacacacacacacccatgtaTGTTTTAGATCAGAATGTGAGCCAACATCACAGATAATCGCAGATTAATTAACAGATTAATTAATCTGATCTCAAACCTTAGCATAGGCTTTGGTCTCAGCAAACTTGATCTTGAAGTCGAACAGCTCAGCAGACGGTTGTTGGGTTTGCTCTGTGTTTGCACTCTGCTGACTGACCAGCTCCCTGTTGGCTTCCTAAATGACCAAACAACAACTCACCGTTAATTCATCACGTCACATCACTACACACCGTGATGAGCTTGTCCGTTTCCACCTACCTGAAGCGAGGCGGTGAGCTCTCTGTATTTACTGATGGTGTGCTGGTAGTCGGCCACAGTCTCCTGAGCAGCTTCCACCTTCTTCTCTGCCTCTCGAACCTTCGCAGTGCTCAGGTCCAGCTGCTCCCTCAGCTCCATCTCTGTCTCTCTGGCGTTTTCCTGCAGCTCATCGTTCATTTCATTGATGGCTTCCTGTCAATTCGAGAGAAAATTAACTAGAAACAAAGAATTTTCATACAGGTTTAGTTCTGTTATTGATGTGGAAATCACTCTTGCAAtcatccaaaaaaataaaaataggcttttattttgaaagaccAAACACATTTCAGTGCAACTTTTCCATCAGTAAGAGATTTAGGTTAGACTTAAATACCTATTTTTTGGCTcagattaaatttgaaaatacaaattaattacatgtttattaaaattgttttattacattttaaaggcATCATTTTCTATGGATTTTAGACAGTGGaagattttactttcatttcctgagtgtaaaaacaaaaccagaatttgtgaacattttaaaaacagcagaactgACCAGATCAGTGACTGTCTCTCTCATCTCCCTGACTTTCTCCTCCAGGTCGAGGTTCCTCTCAGTCAGCGTCTCCACCATCTCCTCTGACCCCAGAGCAGCGTCCACCTGGGAAATGTTTGTACAAACACAATTATACATTTTCACTTCAGACAGAAATCATCCGCTCTCTAAAAGCAGATGCTGCTCCACCTGCTCCTTCAGTTCATCCACTGTGGCTTCAGCCTGTTTGAGTTCTTCctgcagtttttccttctgAGTCCTCAGACTCTCCAGCTCCGTGTTCTTCTTCTCCATCTGCTTCTGCAGCTTCACGTGTTCCTGTTTCTCTGAGGCCGACAGGTCGCGCATCCTGGgtaaaaacaagaacagctcTTAACATTTAGCTTAATCTATTCTGATTCAAGTCGCTCTACAGGAAAGACATAAACATTATTCCTTCTCCTGTTGAGATTTTCTATAGGTTATTACCTGACCAAGGCTTCCTTCAGCCTGCTgttctgctcctccagctgcttgACTTGATAACTGGAGGCAGCTCCATCTGTACCTATTAAGGTAAAAGATACagagttaaattaaaatcactgtGAGGCTCAAAGCCATTTAACGCAGCTCCTTTCCTACCTTTCTCTGAGATCTCATGCCTGAGGATCTCCAGGTCCATAGAGAGCTCCTCTACTCTCTCCTTCAGTGAGTCCACCTCCACTTGCAGCGACTCGGCTCGCTCTTCAGCCATCTCTTTGTCCAGGGTTGCCATCTCGATGGCGTCCGCCGTGTCTGCCATCTCCTCCATGTAGCGGTCTTTGGCCTCCTGCGCCTCCCGGGCTTCCTACGAGGTCACaaggtaaaaacaaactgtgtttcAGTTATTTCATTCATTACAACATAGTCAACTACAGTGGTTTGAAAGATGAAATATCAAACCTCAGTGTGTCATATTGAGGTTTTCTAATGAAGACTAACAAAATAGTGACGATTTGGACAGGAAGAACTGAGACTAATATAGGGGAGTGACTCTAAAAGCACCATTTTCAGATGACCAAATCTGAAAATGGTGTGAATTATTTTCAGATAATGTTATGAGGTAAAATGAGTCCATAAAACACCTTTTTGGCCTCTTTGAGCTGCTTCTGCAAATCTGCCTGCTGCTCCTGTATCTTGGTCTTCCactcctgcagctgctccagctggATCTTGTATTTCTCCAGCTCCTTCAGCTTGGCCTTGTCCTCCGTTCGTTTTATCTTCAGAGTCTCCAGCTTTTCCTCCAGATCCTTTACGAGAGCTCGCAGCGAGTCTTCCtcctgagaaagaaaaacttgcGTCACTGTAGGGTTGAAACTGAATAAGAGCAAGAGACTGTTATTATTAGGACCcactattaaaagaaaaacaaagtgagtCTTTCAATCCTTGAAGATGAGGGATGTGTGGATGATTTGTACTTGAAGGTGGAACAATACATGCTCACAATTGACATGATGCCACAGCACAATCGCTCAACCtccaataaacaaacaatgttaTCATGGTGAAGGTTGTGAAGCTCACTGCTTTACCTGAGACATTTGGcaaggctttttttctttaccttatCAGCCACCATCAAGGcaaagaagataaataaaataaatttaagaaacCATACATCATGTCAGTGAAGAAGAAATTGATTTTGAATGCCAAAGATCTGATCTAAAAAGATTCTAAATAAGGAGTGCTAAATCACTTGATCAAAAAAATGTATGTCGATAAAAGTAGCAAGTATTTGAACATTGAAGGCTTTTACCAGCACAATTTGTGgaacatgcagcagaaaataTAGTCTGTGATAACTTTTCTGGGCTATAGGCCCAGGGAATCCAGACATGATGTTGTGTGGATTCCTTGAATATTTGTACCACATGCCTGAAAACTTATTACATTACAAAGAAACTGTACTAATTTGTACCCGGAGCTCACATTTATTGCTTTGGAACCAGCTTGATGCAATAATCTTTGGTTTAACCATTATGCCGTAATGGTGACAAAAGAAATTCAGGTTTACTTGCAGTTACTTTTATAGAGATGAACATGTAGTAATACTGTCAATCACAGTCGTATTCAGctgtatttattgatttaactTCTTTTTTGCAGACCTTAAATGATCTCTTATTATTACACTGACAATGTTTAACAACGTTTCTCTCTGGGTTCAGTCCCTCCAGGTAAGGGGCGTTTCCTGCCCAGACAAACTGCGACTGCCAATCAGTTGCTGACAAACACACTGAACTGATAGGGAGGCGGCATCATGTCAATTAAATGCAAGGAGTTCTTAGATGTCAGATGTTTTGCTCTGGAGACATCGGAGTTTCTCCGAGTTTGGAAGAAAACTCATGCCAGCATGCATGAAGCCATAAAAGAACTCTACCTGCTTGAACAACAACATGGATGAAATGCAACAGAAATTAAACACGATGAAATAAACTAATGAAATGTGTGACGATTAAGCAAGACCCGGTTTTTCCCACCTTGCTGGGAGTGACTGGAGCTTGAGGAGCCACAGACGGAGAGCTGCTTGGCTGAGGTGTAACAGGGGCAACCAGTGCCACCTGCTGGGAGGACAGGTTCACCTCACTGACATCTCCAAGCAGAGGGGCTACAAGGCTCTCACGAGATGCCTGTTAGTGGAAACAGGTGTGTTAAGGAAGGTAATGAAGGGAAAAGGTTTATAACTGGCTATTTTAGACAGTCTTTTCCCTATAGTGAGCATCTTGGAATGACTCAGTGAAGACAGCTCATAAGCTGTGTTTCCACCAGGAGAAGAACTATCACTTCCCAAGTTTGGAAGAAAACcaatagctgcgtttccattgaccataaaatggTGCAAATTGGTATTAACGAAACTAAACTTGTGTCTAGAGAACACGGCAATTTCAAAAACAGCTCCTGTTTATTCTTAAAGATTATGTGCtaagatgaggtggtttttgattggtgtattttgcaaaactgcaatgaaaacaattttcacATCATGCCAGCTTGAAACAGCTGCAACATGCTTGTTTGTAGGTACTGGCCTCTTtggacaatgtgcagctgggTCCACAAGAGGTCTCTCAGCATAGCAAAGTTGATCAAAAGTTCAGATGTGTTGAATTAGTAGCTCTTCTGTAAGAACCACAAACTAAAACTTCCCCGCAATGCTCCGTGTATACGTTGTGTAACCACTCCAAAGTGTGAATAAAACGCTGACCTCTCCTTTGATGGCTGAGTGATACTGCTGTGGCTGAAGTATTAATATATTGCATACAAGTGTTTACatccatgatttttaatgacttcatgtgtgatttaaattgcattttttgtttaatggaaatgcCACAATTGCTAAATTGTATTGTTGTGACAATCAGAtaatactgaaaaagttttgcgcacatttgcaatggaaacgcagctacacACTCCAAAACACCAGTACAGGACAAGAAAGAAATGCCATCGTTTTCACACTGACCACCTTGTGAAGTGACACGACAGGTGCCTGATAGAAAGAGAGCGTACCCGGAGCTTTATGGAGGGGCGGCTGGGACGAGGCAAGAGGGAGGGGAGGGAAGTAGCAGGCGAGAGACCTGGCATGCTCCACTAGCAGAGGATGATTAGAGAGTGTTAGCTACAGGCTAAAGCTTATCATTACATGGCTTTATTGATAATAATGTCAACCTGTTGTGTTAGAATATACTCACCATCCTTATCTAAagataatattaaaaacattccaTTGTTTGAAGGTAAAAGAAGTGTTTTAGGATAGAATCTTAAACTAGAACATGAGAGATGTCCTGACATCAGCTTTTCAGGCCTTGTAGGCATATAGTGgagtctttttaaaaaccaatatcgtttaaaaaaatatatcagagCGCTGTGATGGGGTAAAGTGGTGGTACTCGGATATCACAATTGCCTGATTTCAAGCTACGCTATGCAGACGCTCAGTCTGCTCCGATAAAGGCTGATTGAACGCGGCATTGACTGTGGCGAACTTGTCGAGAGCTAAACCGACGAGTATTTTGTGATCAATTTGGTCAATATTTATTTGACCTCTTGGTGTAgttcacaaaatatataaaaatttcaaCCCAAGATTGTCGGGCGATAAAACACGTCGCAATGCATGCGGAATATTATACGTAAAGCACAGAGTTCTtaattaactatttatttttcttgatattCCACACCCggaagaaaaacatctggataaaaataataaataaatgttcaaatacTTACAGTCAAATCTAAAAAGGGGCCCAACTATTTTCATGCAATCTggatttcatttctgtttctgtttgaaaatggaaCTCCTGGTTCATTACAGCAAATATTTGCTCTAAAGCGAAAGAGCCCACATCTTTGTCGTTAACCTCAACTGTCATGTCTGCCTTG from Gambusia affinis linkage group LG18, SWU_Gaff_1.0, whole genome shotgun sequence carries:
- the LOC122820199 gene encoding dynactin subunit 1-like isoform X1, with product MSSTGSVESVKPPKIGSKVEVTGKGQQGTVAYIGATLFASGKWVGIILDEPKGKNDGTVQGKRYFTCEENHGIFVRSSQIQVIDDGSAATSPETPDASLAKTLKQKDIPETPKTTKQTPANVKKSSTRRSAKWSMPGLSPATSLPSLLPRPSRPSIKLRASRESLVAPLLGDVSEVNLSSQQVALVAPVTPQPSSSPSVAPQAPVTPSKEEDSLRALVKDLEEKLETLKIKRTEDKAKLKELEKYKIQLEQLQEWKTKIQEQQADLQKQLKEAKKEAREAQEAKDRYMEEMADTADAIEMATLDKEMAEERAESLQVEVDSLKERVEELSMDLEILRHEISEKGTDGAASSYQVKQLEEQNSRLKEALVRMRDLSASEKQEHVKLQKQMEKKNTELESLRTQKEKLQEELKQAEATVDELKEQVDAALGSEEMVETLTERNLDLEEKVREMRETVTDLEAINEMNDELQENARETEMELREQLDLSTAKVREAEKKVEAAQETVADYQHTISKYRELTASLQEANRELVSQQSANTEQTQQPSAELFDFKIKFAETKAYAKAIEMELRKMEVAQANRQVSLLTSFMPDSFLRHGGDHDCILVLLLIPRLICKAELISKQAHEKFDLSGGLVQGTALRGSPGEQRSFASGLVYSLGLLQATLHKYEQALNSCRVEVFKRMGTLYSEMSFHERSLDYFIDLLHKDQLDETVQVEPLTKAIKYYQQLYSVHLADQNEDCTVQLADHIKFTQGALDCMGVEVARLRAFLAPGQESSGLAVLLKDLDTSCSDIRQFCKKIRRRMPGTDVAGVPAALSFGSQVSESLKECRSQLTRVVAVLQEVAAAGAQMVAPLAEQEGLNALKLEDITYKAAEQVFGSQGVNGPELLRQSCSSVITTMNKMATAMQEGEYDAEKPQGKAPPVDKRAAIVRAEMTDAEGLGVKLEDRETVIKELKKSLKIKGEELSEANVRLSLLEKKLDTSTKDADERVEKIQTKLDDNLALLKKKEKEFEETMDALQADIDQLEAEKAELKQRIQNQSKMTIEGLRGSPSSGIASLVQGSTSLPPTLAGPTQVVDSPLLRQQLEVQRLGIKYLKNENNRLKAEKMKAQLASLPPLCPPKLPQVSKESSSSPEGLNSGIYRRTDQLLATLLKLSAEVKVVDITGKTAVSASAQLLEQTARLKNLKDALDKLQGEVAEHVVSNQPGAKASSDFATFPASSFIKAKEEKQGRTVFVGRVAIPCTRGQEQVHRLVLSQQQLQQVHNLLMV
- the LOC122820199 gene encoding dynactin subunit 1-like isoform X2 codes for the protein MSSTGSVESVKPPKIGSKVEVTGKGQQGTVAYIGATLFASGKWVGIILDEPKGKNDGTVQGKRYFTCEENHGIFVRSSQIQVIDDGSAATSPETPDASLAKTLKQKDIPETPKTTKQWSMPGLSPATSLPSLLPRPSRPSIKLRASRESLVAPLLGDVSEVNLSSQQVALVAPVTPQPSSSPSVAPQAPVTPSKEEDSLRALVKDLEEKLETLKIKRTEDKAKLKELEKYKIQLEQLQEWKTKIQEQQADLQKQLKEAKKEAREAQEAKDRYMEEMADTADAIEMATLDKEMAEERAESLQVEVDSLKERVEELSMDLEILRHEISEKGTDGAASSYQVKQLEEQNSRLKEALVRMRDLSASEKQEHVKLQKQMEKKNTELESLRTQKEKLQEELKQAEATVDELKEQVDAALGSEEMVETLTERNLDLEEKVREMRETVTDLEAINEMNDELQENARETEMELREQLDLSTAKVREAEKKVEAAQETVADYQHTISKYRELTASLQEANRELVSQQSANTEQTQQPSAELFDFKIKFAETKAYAKAIEMELRKMEVAQANRQVSLLTSFMPDSFLRHGGDHDCILVLLLIPRLICKAELISKQAHEKFDLSGGLVQGTALRGSPGEQRSFASGLVYSLGLLQATLHKYEQALNSCRVEVFKRMGTLYSEMSFHERSLDYFIDLLHKDQLDETVQVEPLTKAIKYYQQLYSVHLADQNEDCTVQLADHIKFTQGALDCMGVEVARLRAFLAPGQESSGLAVLLKDLDTSCSDIRQFCKKIRRRMPGTDVAGVPAALSFGSQVSESLKECRSQLTRVVAVLQEVAAAGAQMVAPLAEQEGLNALKLEDITYKAAEQVFGSQGVNGPELLRQSCSSVITTMNKMATAMQEGEYDAEKPQGKAPPVDKRAAIVRAEMTDAEGLGVKLEDRETVIKELKKSLKIKGEELSEANVRLSLLEKKLDTSTKDADERVEKIQTKLDDNLALLKKKEKEFEETMDALQADIDQLEAEKAELKQRIQNQSKMTIEGLRGSPSSGIASLVQGSTSLPPTLAGPTQVVDSPLLRQQLEVQRLGIKYLKNENNRLKAEKMKAQLASLPPLCPPKLPQVSKESSSSPEGLNSGIYRRTDQLLATLLKLSAEVKVVDITGKTAVSASAQLLEQTARLKNLKDALDKLQGEVAEHVVSNQPGAKASSDFATFPASSFIKAKEEKQGRTVFVGRVAIPCTRGQEQVHRLVLSQQQLQQVHNLLMV
- the LOC122820199 gene encoding dynactin subunit 1-like isoform X4, yielding MSSTGSVESVKPPKIGSKVEVTGKGQQGTVAYIGATLFASGKWVGIILDEPKGKNDGTVQGKRYFTCEENHGIFVRSSQIQVIDDGSAATSPETPDASLAKTLKQKDIPETPKTTKQTPANVKKASRESLVAPLLGDVSEVNLSSQQVALVAPVTPQPSSSPSVAPQAPVTPSKEEDSLRALVKDLEEKLETLKIKRTEDKAKLKELEKYKIQLEQLQEWKTKIQEQQADLQKQLKEAKKEAREAQEAKDRYMEEMADTADAIEMATLDKEMAEERAESLQVEVDSLKERVEELSMDLEILRHEISEKGTDGAASSYQVKQLEEQNSRLKEALVRMRDLSASEKQEHVKLQKQMEKKNTELESLRTQKEKLQEELKQAEATVDELKEQVDAALGSEEMVETLTERNLDLEEKVREMRETVTDLEAINEMNDELQENARETEMELREQLDLSTAKVREAEKKVEAAQETVADYQHTISKYRELTASLQEANRELVSQQSANTEQTQQPSAELFDFKIKFAETKAYAKAIEMELRKMEVAQANRQVSLLTSFMPDSFLRHGGDHDCILVLLLIPRLICKAELISKQAHEKFDLSGGLVQGTALRGSPGEQRSFASGLVYSLGLLQATLHKYEQALNSCRVEVFKRMGTLYSEMSFHERSLDYFIDLLHKDQLDETVQVEPLTKAIKYYQQLYSVHLADQNEDCTVQLADHIKFTQGALDCMGVEVARLRAFLAPGQESSGLAVLLKDLDTSCSDIRQFCKKIRRRMPGTDVAGVPAALSFGSQVSESLKECRSQLTRVVAVLQEVAAAGAQMVAPLAEQEGLNALKLEDITYKAAEQVFGSQGVNGPELLRQSCSSVITTMNKMATAMQEGEYDAEKPQGKAPPVDKRAAIVRAEMTDAEGLGVKLEDRETVIKELKKSLKIKGEELSEANVRLSLLEKKLDTSTKDADERVEKIQTKLDDNLALLKKKEKEFEETMDALQADIDQLEAEKAELKQRIQNQSKMTIEGLRGSPSSGIASLVQGSTSLPPTLAGPTQVVDSPLLRQQLEVQRLGIKYLKNENNRLKAEKMKAQLASLPPLCPPKLPQVSKESSSSPEGLNSGIYRRTDQLLATLLKLSAEVKVVDITGKTAVSASAQLLEQTARLKNLKDALDKLQGEVAEHVVSNQPGAKASSDFATFPASSFIKAKEEKQGRTVFVGRVAIPCTRGQEQVHRLVLSQQQLQQVHNLLMV
- the LOC122820199 gene encoding dynactin subunit 1-like isoform X3, which codes for MSSTGSVESVKPPKIGSKVEVTGKGQQGTVAYIGATLFASGKWVGIILDEPKGKNDGTVQGKRYFTCEENHGIFVRSSQIQVIDDGSAATSPETPDASLAKTLKQKDIPETPKTTKQTPANVKKSSTRRSAKASRESLVAPLLGDVSEVNLSSQQVALVAPVTPQPSSSPSVAPQAPVTPSKEEDSLRALVKDLEEKLETLKIKRTEDKAKLKELEKYKIQLEQLQEWKTKIQEQQADLQKQLKEAKKEAREAQEAKDRYMEEMADTADAIEMATLDKEMAEERAESLQVEVDSLKERVEELSMDLEILRHEISEKGTDGAASSYQVKQLEEQNSRLKEALVRMRDLSASEKQEHVKLQKQMEKKNTELESLRTQKEKLQEELKQAEATVDELKEQVDAALGSEEMVETLTERNLDLEEKVREMRETVTDLEAINEMNDELQENARETEMELREQLDLSTAKVREAEKKVEAAQETVADYQHTISKYRELTASLQEANRELVSQQSANTEQTQQPSAELFDFKIKFAETKAYAKAIEMELRKMEVAQANRQVSLLTSFMPDSFLRHGGDHDCILVLLLIPRLICKAELISKQAHEKFDLSGGLVQGTALRGSPGEQRSFASGLVYSLGLLQATLHKYEQALNSCRVEVFKRMGTLYSEMSFHERSLDYFIDLLHKDQLDETVQVEPLTKAIKYYQQLYSVHLADQNEDCTVQLADHIKFTQGALDCMGVEVARLRAFLAPGQESSGLAVLLKDLDTSCSDIRQFCKKIRRRMPGTDVAGVPAALSFGSQVSESLKECRSQLTRVVAVLQEVAAAGAQMVAPLAEQEGLNALKLEDITYKAAEQVFGSQGVNGPELLRQSCSSVITTMNKMATAMQEGEYDAEKPQGKAPPVDKRAAIVRAEMTDAEGLGVKLEDRETVIKELKKSLKIKGEELSEANVRLSLLEKKLDTSTKDADERVEKIQTKLDDNLALLKKKEKEFEETMDALQADIDQLEAEKAELKQRIQNQSKMTIEGLRGSPSSGIASLVQGSTSLPPTLAGPTQVVDSPLLRQQLEVQRLGIKYLKNENNRLKAEKMKAQLASLPPLCPPKLPQVSKESSSSPEGLNSGIYRRTDQLLATLLKLSAEVKVVDITGKTAVSASAQLLEQTARLKNLKDALDKLQGEVAEHVVSNQPGAKASSDFATFPASSFIKAKEEKQGRTVFVGRVAIPCTRGQEQVHRLVLSQQQLQQVHNLLMV